Genomic window (Streptomyces sp. NBC_00078):
GCCAACGGCCGCCCGCAGCCAGGCAGCCCGACACGGAGTGAACCGGCGAGAACAACACGCTGGCCAAGCTCCTGACCTCACTCGGCAACGGACGCCAAGACTCCCTGTTCTCCGTCGAAAACACCGTCGGGGTCGCCCCCGGAGGCGACCCAATATCACCACCCGACACCCAGTTCTCCCGTGGCACACCACGCGGCGATCAGCGAAAGAGTCATGCGCATGTCTGACACGCTCACCGCTCCTTCATGGCAGTCGTCAGTCCTGGAATCCGTCCCCAGCGGCTTCCTCGCCCACGACTGGCAACCCGCCACCGGCGGCCGCACCTTCGAGGTGCGCAACCCGGCTACCGAAGAAGTCATAACCACCGTCGCCGACTGCGGCACGCAGGACGCGTTGAGTGCACTGGACGCGGCTGCCGCGGCGGCCGAACAGTGGGCCCTCACAAGCCCGCGGGACCGCGCAACCCTCCTGCACCGGCTCACCGACGCCCTGACTGAGCACCGTGAGCGTCTGGCCCGGATCATCACCCTGGAGATCGGCAAGACGATCACAGAAGCCCGGGGCGAGGTCGACTACGCCGCAGCCTATTTCCGCTGGTACGCCGAGGAGGCGGTCCGCCACCACGCCCGCAGCACTCCCTCTCCTGACGGCAGGAGTCACATCGTCACCGTCGCCGAACCGGTAGGCCCCTGCCTGTTGATCACTCCGTGGAACGTGCCGCTGGCCATGGCCGCCCGCAAGGTCGCCGCCGCCCTGGCCGCAGGCTGCACCGCCGTGCTCAAACCGGCCGCGCTCACCCCGTTGTCGTCCCTTGTGCTGGGCGAGCTGGCGCGTGGGGCCGGCGCGCCTGAAGGCGTCCTGACCGTGATCACCAGCAGCGACGCGGCAGCGGTCACCACCGCACTGCTGTCCGACCCTCGGCTGCGCAAGCTGTCGTTCACCGGGTCCACCCCGGTCGGCAGGCTGCTGCTTCAGCAGAGCGGTGCGCGGGTGCTGCGCACCTCCATGGAGCTGGGCGGCAACGCGCCGTTCCTGGTCTTCGACGACGCCGACCTCGACCTCGCGGTCCGCGAAGCGATGGTCGCGAAGATGCGGCTGGGCGGGCAGTCCTGTGTGGGCGCCAACCGGTTCCTGGTCCAGGAGGGAATCGCCGACGCGTTCGCCGTGGCGATGGCCGAACGGATGGCCGCTGTCCGAGTGGGCCCCCCGGACCGGGAGGACACCGGGCTTGGTCCACTGGCCGACCGCCGGGCGGTGGACAAGGTCCGCAGGCTCGTCGAGGACGCCGTGGCCCGTGGTGCCGTTGTCATCGCCGAGGCGGACATCCCTGACGGGCCGGGCTACTACGCCGCCCCGACCGTGCTGGACCACGTCCCCGCCGACGCCGCGATCATGCACGAGGAAGTCTTCGGACCCGTCGCCGCCATCCACCGGTTCTCCACCGAGGCCGAGGCCATAGCGGCGGCCAACGACACCGAGCACGGTCTCGCGTCGTACCTGATGACCTCTCACATCGACCGCGCCCGCAGGGTCGCCGCCCGTCTGCAGGCCGGAATGGTCGGCATCAACCGCGGCCTGGTCTCCGACGTCGCGGCACCCTTCGGCGGGATCAAGCAGTCCGGCCTGGGCCGCGAAGGCGGGCCCGAAGGCCTCCACGAGTACCAGCAGCTCAAGTACCTGTCCATGCCCGGCTTCCACACCTGAGCAAACCGGACCCGAGCGCAGAGCTCGCCCGCGTCCTGGCCGGGCAGCGCGGGCCAGGGCATCGAAGCTGGGCACCGTCTCGGGTGTGATGCCGCCACGACAGCCCGGTGGGGAGCCTCGGTTCTTCCCCGCCGGGCTGACCCCTTGTCGGCGTACCCGCGAACGTGCACAGCCACGCCCGGCGTCCAAAGGCTCGACACAGGTGTTGCGCTGCCGCCGCTGGTCCCGGGCCAGCACATCCTGAGCCTGATCAGCAACCACCACGCACCATGCTCCGCAGGAATCCATGGCACCCGCGATCCGCGTGCCGTGGCGGCTGCCATCTCCACCGACTTTATGAAGGAGACGGTCGACCATGGACGCCATCGACGAGAAGATCATCGCCGAGCTGACTCGCAACGGCCGCATCTCGCACTCGGAGCTGGCCGGCAAGGTGCTGCTGTCCCGTAATGCGGTGCGCCAGCGCATCGAACGGCTGGAGCGCCAGGGCCACATCGCCGGCTACACCATCGTCCGCGCCGGCGACGACATGGGCGATGTCGTCTCGGCGCTGGTCCTCGTCCACCGCCAGGACCGCATGCGCGGCGGCGACGTCCTGGCCGCGCTCAAACGCATCCCCGAGGTCGTCATCTGCGAGATCCTCAGCGGCGACTTCGACATCATGGTGCGCCTGGAGGCGGCCTCGCTGGAACGCGTGCGAGTCATCTGGGAGGACATCGCCCAGATGCCCGGCGTACGGGACACGGTCACCGCGCTCACCCTGTCCAGCGTCGTCAACCGCCCGCGAGGAGTGCGGAGTTCAACGGCACCGCCCCGGGCGCGGGCATGAACCGTCCGTCCTTGGCCCGCACCAGCCAGCCCCGCTTCTCCAGCACGTAGGCACGGTGACGGATCTTCTCCACCTCGTTCTTGATCTCCGCCTCCCGGCCCACCGCCCGCGTCAGCTCCACCCCGTTCACCGGCCCCGAAGCAGCCACCACCGCAGCGAACACCTCCCGATACAGGCCGCAGAGCACCTCTTCACCCAGGCCCGACCACCACACCGGCGGCCGCTCGCCATGCCCCACGCCCAAACCGCCCGATCCCACGGCAGCAGCCATCCCACCACCGGGCGGCACCGAAACCGGCGTATTCACCGGACTCTCCCCGGCCAGCACCGACACGAGCTCCTCACACCCCACCCGGGCCCGCTCGACCCGCTCCCGCGCGGCATCCACCTCCGCCTGAGCCTGCTCCAGGACCTCCGTCAAGGACTCCAGGTCCTGCCTCGCCCGCGCCTCACGCTGTTCCATCAACCCCAGCACCGACGGCATCGCGACCTCCTCGATCCACAACAAGCCGTCCGCTGCCTGCCCCTACCCCTCCACGGTCATGCCCCGCACACGAAGAAGCCCCTGCTCATCGAACAGGGACTCCCTTTGCCACAACGCACTAACTTGTCCTTCGGTTCCGGTACTTCAGCTTGGGTGCATCAAAGGCTCACCCGGTCCACGTCAGCTCCCTTTCGGGCCAGGCAAATGCCTGTATCCGGCCGGTTATGGGGACGACCGCGAAGGGTGCGGCCTTGGTGTCCCGGTTTCCCGCCGCCTTTCGGTGTACCGGCATTGGCTTCTTGGACCGTCCTGCGCCCGCAGGGGAGTTGGGCCTCCCTCACGGTCGGCTTACCGGGACAAGTCCCTGAACCCGACGGGGTTTCACGTTCCGCATGGCCGAGATCCGGCCGGGTTGGGCGCAGGGATGCGTATACCTCACCCCGGCGGCCGGAATCCTCCGCCGCCGGTCGCGATGACGACCGTAGAGGCTCTGCCGCAGGAGATCCGATATTTGCTGCGGGCACCACCCGAGGGTCGCTAAGCAAACGAAGGTCCGATAGTCCAGCGGTCACCCTGGTTCGGAATCGTTGTCGAGCTGGCTCGTCCTGGCCCGTAGCCATGCCGTCAGCTGGCGGACGCGTCCGTCTCGCTCGGGTGATTGACGGCTGAGGAGGTGGTAGCTGGTGCCGTCGGGGACGAACCCGAAGGGTGCGACGAGTTGCCCTCGCTCCAGATCGTCGCGGACGACGGCGTACGGGGCGATTGCGACCCCGACGCCGGCCGCGGCAGCCTGGAGGGTCAGGTAGAAGTGCTCCAGGGTCTGCTGGGAGGCGGGCTCTGTTTTCATGCCGGTGATACGTCGCCAGTCGTCCCACGCCTGCGGTCGCGTGGCGGTGTGCAGAAGGGCTACCTGCGGTAGGCCGGCGGCGCCGGTCAGGCGGGTCGCGAGATCGGGCCGGCAGACGGGTCCGATCCGCTCTGCGAACAGGTGGGTCCAGCTCGCCTCTTCAGGGAACGGGAAGTCGTCTCGGCGGATCGCGAGGTCGATGCTGTCCCGCTCGAAGAAGACGGGGCCGCCGCCTGCGGACAGGTGGACGGCGACGTCAGGCACGTTCACGGCCAGATCGGGGAGCCGGGGAATGAGCCATCGCATCAGGAGAGTGGGCTCACACGAGAGGGTGAGCGGTCCTGCGGGTGGGCTGTGTGAGATCTGCCGGGCTGCCGCATCGATCTGATCGAGCGCGTCCCGGACGACGGCCGCCAACTGGCGAGCCTGCGGGGTTGGGCGCAGGGCGCGTGTCTGTCGCTCGAACAGTGATGTTCCGAGGGCCCGCTCCAGGTTCTGGATCTGTCGACTCACCGCGCCGTGCGTGACATGCAGTTCCTGCGCCGCAGCGGTCATGCTCGCGTGCCGGACGGTCGCTTCGAAGGGCAGCAGCGTATTCAGAGGAGGAAGGGCCGACCATCGCATGCGTGAACTTTACTCACAGGTCTCGTGAGAATGAATCGTTTGTCCTGCCCTTTAATCTGAACGACTATTGATCTGGTCACAGAAACAGGGTGACTGACGGAGAGGTGGGGCATGACATTCCGCAACGACGTGCGGCAGGGTATCGCCATCCTGGCGGATGACCTCACCAGCGCAGGGGACGGTGCCGGGCCGTTCCGCCGGGCAGGTCACGAGGCCCGGATCCTGCTCACCGCCCCAGCAGGCGTGCCGCGGCCCGCCGTGGGCGTGAGCGCGGTCGACCTGGGGAGCCGGGTGCTGGACGAGGAGGCCGCCGCCTTGTGTACGTGGCGGGCGGCCCGCCTGTTCGCCGGCTCCGAGTTGCTCGTCAAAACGGTGGATTCCACCCTGCGCGGTCATGTCGCGGCAGAGGTCCGGGCCGCATGGGCCGGATCGGGGAGGCGGGCCGTCGTCATCGCACCGGCCTTCCCCTCGGAGGGCAGGGTGACAGTGGAGGGGGTCCAGTACGTGCGGGGCGTACCGGTCCACGAGAGCGAGTATGCCCGCGACCCGGTCCACCCCGTGCGGTGCTCGGACCTCGCCACGCTGTTCCCGCAGGCCGCATCTGTGCGGCCGGACCGGGCAGCCGAGCTGCCCGAACTGATCGGGAACGGTGAACTGATCGTCTGCTCCGCCACCGAAGACGGCGACCTCGACCGTCTGGTGGCAGCGGTGCCGCGGCTTGACGACGTGTTGTGGGTCGGCTCCCCCGGTCTGGCGGCCGCCCTGGCCCGAAGGTGTGCACGCGCTACGGGCAGCGCTGCATCACTGCCCGCCCCGGCCCGACGTCCACTGATCGTGGTCGGCAGCACCAACGCGGCGACCCGACGGCAGTTGGCCCAGCTGCACACCAGGGTGGACGTCCGGGGTGTCACCGTCAGCGTCGATCCGGCCCCGGCCGTGGAGACGCTGCGAGGCCTGACGGCCCCCGTCCTCACCCTGCAGACACCCGATGAACGCCACACGCCACAGACCGCACGACTACTCGCACGTTCTCAGGCAGCAGTTGTTCAGGCGCTGACCGAAGACCATACGGTCGACGCACTCGTCATCACCGGGGGAGAAACGGCCACCACCGTGCTCCGGCCTCTTGGCGCCACCGGCATCGACCTGATCGACGAACCCGAACCCGGCGTCGTCCGCGGATCTCTGATCGGCCGGCTTCCCCTTTCGGTGCTGATCAAGGCAGGCGGTTTCGGCGACGACGCCATGCTCCTGCGCCTGTGCCACCTCATCCGACATCCCCTCGACCCAGGAGAGCACGTATGACCCCGATCGCCATCACCATGGGCGACCCCTGCGGAATCGGCCCCGAGATCACCCTCAAAGCATGCGCCGACGCCCGGCGCACCGTGCCCGTCGTTGTCATCGGCGACATGGGCGTCCTCGCCCGTGCCAACAAGATTGCCGACACCGACCTCGCGCTCCGCCCCATCTCATCGGTCGAGGAAGCGAAGTTCGCACCCGGCACGGTGGACGTCCTTGCCGAGGACGGTCTTCCCGCTGACCTGCCCTGGGGCGCACTCGACGCCCGGGCCGGAGCGGCGTCCTTCCAGTATGTCCGCCGCGGTATCCAGCTCGCCATGGCCCGCGAGATACGGGCGCTGGTGACCGCGCCGATCAACAAGGAAGCCCTGCGCCTGTCCGGCGTCCCCTACCCCGGGCACACCGAGATCCTCGCCGACCTCTCCGGCACCACGGACTACGCGATGATGATGGCCACCGACGAACTGCGGATCGTCCTGGTCACCGTGCACCAGTCCCTGCGCACCGCACTCGACGCGATCACCACAGCCCGCGTGCTCGACATCATTCGCCTCACCCACCGCACACTCCAGCGCAGCGGCCTGCCCGCCCCCCGCATCGCCGTCGCCGGCCTCAACCCCCACGCAGGGGAGAACG
Coding sequences:
- the pdxA gene encoding 4-hydroxythreonine-4-phosphate dehydrogenase PdxA yields the protein MTPIAITMGDPCGIGPEITLKACADARRTVPVVVIGDMGVLARANKIADTDLALRPISSVEEAKFAPGTVDVLAEDGLPADLPWGALDARAGAASFQYVRRGIQLAMAREIRALVTAPINKEALRLSGVPYPGHTEILADLSGTTDYAMMMATDELRIVLVTVHQSLRTALDAITTARVLDIIRLTHRTLQRSGLPAPRIAVAGLNPHAGENGLFGREDLDIITPAIQTAQSEGIQASGPWPADTVFMRARAGAFDVVVAQYHDQGLIPVKYLGIEHGVNITIGLPFIRTSVDHGTAFDIAGLGTADHTSLLAALTHADRLSSGAPDRP
- a CDS encoding NAD-dependent succinate-semialdehyde dehydrogenase, whose translation is MSDTLTAPSWQSSVLESVPSGFLAHDWQPATGGRTFEVRNPATEEVITTVADCGTQDALSALDAAAAAAEQWALTSPRDRATLLHRLTDALTEHRERLARIITLEIGKTITEARGEVDYAAAYFRWYAEEAVRHHARSTPSPDGRSHIVTVAEPVGPCLLITPWNVPLAMAARKVAAALAAGCTAVLKPAALTPLSSLVLGELARGAGAPEGVLTVITSSDAAAVTTALLSDPRLRKLSFTGSTPVGRLLLQQSGARVLRTSMELGGNAPFLVFDDADLDLAVREAMVAKMRLGGQSCVGANRFLVQEGIADAFAVAMAERMAAVRVGPPDREDTGLGPLADRRAVDKVRRLVEDAVARGAVVIAEADIPDGPGYYAAPTVLDHVPADAAIMHEEVFGPVAAIHRFSTEAEAIAAANDTEHGLASYLMTSHIDRARRVAARLQAGMVGINRGLVSDVAAPFGGIKQSGLGREGGPEGLHEYQQLKYLSMPGFHT
- a CDS encoding Lrp/AsnC family transcriptional regulator — protein: MDAIDEKIIAELTRNGRISHSELAGKVLLSRNAVRQRIERLERQGHIAGYTIVRAGDDMGDVVSALVLVHRQDRMRGGDVLAALKRIPEVVICEILSGDFDIMVRLEAASLERVRVIWEDIAQMPGVRDTVTALTLSSVVNRPRGVRSSTAPPRARA
- a CDS encoding four-carbon acid sugar kinase family protein, which encodes MTFRNDVRQGIAILADDLTSAGDGAGPFRRAGHEARILLTAPAGVPRPAVGVSAVDLGSRVLDEEAAALCTWRAARLFAGSELLVKTVDSTLRGHVAAEVRAAWAGSGRRAVVIAPAFPSEGRVTVEGVQYVRGVPVHESEYARDPVHPVRCSDLATLFPQAASVRPDRAAELPELIGNGELIVCSATEDGDLDRLVAAVPRLDDVLWVGSPGLAAALARRCARATGSAASLPAPARRPLIVVGSTNAATRRQLAQLHTRVDVRGVTVSVDPAPAVETLRGLTAPVLTLQTPDERHTPQTARLLARSQAAVVQALTEDHTVDALVITGGETATTVLRPLGATGIDLIDEPEPGVVRGSLIGRLPLSVLIKAGGFGDDAMLLRLCHLIRHPLDPGEHV
- a CDS encoding LysR substrate-binding domain-containing protein — translated: MRWSALPPLNTLLPFEATVRHASMTAAAQELHVTHGAVSRQIQNLERALGTSLFERQTRALRPTPQARQLAAVVRDALDQIDAAARQISHSPPAGPLTLSCEPTLLMRWLIPRLPDLAVNVPDVAVHLSAGGGPVFFERDSIDLAIRRDDFPFPEEASWTHLFAERIGPVCRPDLATRLTGAAGLPQVALLHTATRPQAWDDWRRITGMKTEPASQQTLEHFYLTLQAAAAGVGVAIAPYAVVRDDLERGQLVAPFGFVPDGTSYHLLSRQSPERDGRVRQLTAWLRARTSQLDNDSEPG